In Kryptolebias marmoratus isolate JLee-2015 linkage group LG20, ASM164957v2, whole genome shotgun sequence, a genomic segment contains:
- the mbnl1 gene encoding muscleblind-like protein 1 isoform X16 produces the protein MAMNIAHIRDTKWLTLEVCREFQRGTCSRSDQECKFAHPAKSCQVDNGRVIACFDSLKGRCSRENCKYLHPPPHLKTQLEINGRNNLIQQKNMAMLAQQMQLANAMMPGTQLPPMVRGHTRMITPELLSMPIFPVTPGLATNASAAAAAAAAAFNPYLSPVSPSLMPPEILPSTPVLMASSPTVSQVPNAAAAQKLLRTDRLEVCREYQRGNCARGEGECRFAHPADSTMIDTNDNTVTVCMDYIKGRCSREKCKYFHPPAHLQAKIKATQHQVNQATAAAAMGITPSVMAPLPKRAALEKANGATAMFNTGMLQYQQALASMQFQQQAAFLPSVPMMHGGTPATVSAATTSATSVPFATASTNQIPIISADHLSSHKYLTQM, from the exons ATGGCGATGAACATAGCACATATCCGCGACACAAAGTGGCTGACACTGGAAGTATGCCGGGAGTTTCAGAGGGGCACCTGCTCGCGCTCCGACCAGGAGTGCAAGTTTGCCCATCCAGCCAAGAGCTGCCAGGTGGACAACGGGCGGGTGATCGCATGCTTCGACTCGCTAAAG ggCCGTTGTTCCAGGGAGAACTGCAAGTACCTGCACCCCCCTCCCCATCTAAAGACCCAGCTGGAGATCAATGGCAGGAACAATCTGATCCAGCAGAAGAATATGGCCATGCTGGCCCAGCAGATGCAGCTCGCCAACGCCATGATGCCCGGCACGCAGCTACCCCCTATGGTGAGAGGACACACACGTATGATCACACCCGAGCTGCTGTCCATG CCCATATTTCCGGTGACACCAGGCCTGGCTACTAACGCCagcgcagcagcagctgctgcagctgcagcctttAATCCCTACCTGAGCCCTGTGTCTCCAAGCCTGATGCCACCGGAGATCCTGCCCAGCACCCCCGTCCTCATGGCCTCCAGCCCCACCGTCAGCCAGGTCCCCAACGCTGCTGCAGCCCAGAAGCTTCTGAGAACAGACAGACTTGAG GTGTGTCGGGAGTATCAGAGAGGAAACTGTGCTCGGGGCGAAGGCGAGTGTCGCTTCGCTCACCCCGCAGACAGCACCATGATCGACACCAATGACAACACCGTCACCGTATGCATGGACTACATCAAGGGTCGGTGCTCCAGGGAAAAGTGCAAGTACTTTCACCCACCGGCACATCTGCAGGCCAAAATTAAGGCCACCCAGCATCAGGTGAACCAGGCCACAGCAGCCGCAGCCATG GGCATCACCCCTAGTGTCATGGCTCCCCTCCCAAAGCGGGCAGCCCTGGAGAAGGCCAACGGGGCCACTGCCATGTTTAACACCGGCATGCTCCAGTACCAACAGGCCCTGGCCAGCATGCAGTTTCAGCAGCAGGCTGCTTTCCTCCCATCAG TTCCCATGATGCACGGTGGTACTCCAGCCACTGTGTCTGCAGCCACTACATCTGCCACAAGTGTTCCCTTCGCAACTGCCTCCACCAATCAG ATTCCAATAATATCTGCAGATCATCTGAGTAGTCACAAGTACTTGACTCAAATGTAG
- the mbnl1 gene encoding muscleblind-like protein 1 isoform X4, producing MAMNIAHIRDTKWLTLEVCREFQRGTCSRSDQECKFAHPAKSCQVDNGRVIACFDSLKGRCSRENCKYLHPPPHLKTQLEINGRNNLIQQKNMAMLAQQMQLANAMMPGTQLPPMPIFPVTPGLATNASAAAAAAAAAFNPYLSPVSPSLMPPEILPSTPVLMASSPTVSQVPNAAAAQKLLRTDRLEVCREYQRGNCARGEGECRFAHPADSTMIDTNDNTVTVCMDYIKGRCSREKCKYFHPPAHLQAKIKATQHQVNQATAAAAMTQSAVKSLKRPLDTTFDLGITPSVMAPLPKRAALEKANGATAMFNTGMLQYQQALASMQFQQQAAFLPSGSILCMTPAASVVPMMHGGTPATVSAATTSATSVPFATASTNQDSSLSKLTTNEYMQLIPIISADHLSSHKYLTQM from the exons ATGGCGATGAACATAGCACATATCCGCGACACAAAGTGGCTGACACTGGAAGTATGCCGGGAGTTTCAGAGGGGCACCTGCTCGCGCTCCGACCAGGAGTGCAAGTTTGCCCATCCAGCCAAGAGCTGCCAGGTGGACAACGGGCGGGTGATCGCATGCTTCGACTCGCTAAAG ggCCGTTGTTCCAGGGAGAACTGCAAGTACCTGCACCCCCCTCCCCATCTAAAGACCCAGCTGGAGATCAATGGCAGGAACAATCTGATCCAGCAGAAGAATATGGCCATGCTGGCCCAGCAGATGCAGCTCGCCAACGCCATGATGCCCGGCACGCAGCTACCCCCTATG CCCATATTTCCGGTGACACCAGGCCTGGCTACTAACGCCagcgcagcagcagctgctgcagctgcagcctttAATCCCTACCTGAGCCCTGTGTCTCCAAGCCTGATGCCACCGGAGATCCTGCCCAGCACCCCCGTCCTCATGGCCTCCAGCCCCACCGTCAGCCAGGTCCCCAACGCTGCTGCAGCCCAGAAGCTTCTGAGAACAGACAGACTTGAG GTGTGTCGGGAGTATCAGAGAGGAAACTGTGCTCGGGGCGAAGGCGAGTGTCGCTTCGCTCACCCCGCAGACAGCACCATGATCGACACCAATGACAACACCGTCACCGTATGCATGGACTACATCAAGGGTCGGTGCTCCAGGGAAAAGTGCAAGTACTTTCACCCACCGGCACATCTGCAGGCCAAAATTAAGGCCACCCAGCATCAGGTGAACCAGGCCACAGCAGCCGCAGCCATG ACTCAGTCGGCTGTCAAATCACTGAAGCGACCCCTCGACACAACCTTTGACCTG GGCATCACCCCTAGTGTCATGGCTCCCCTCCCAAAGCGGGCAGCCCTGGAGAAGGCCAACGGGGCCACTGCCATGTTTAACACCGGCATGCTCCAGTACCAACAGGCCCTGGCCAGCATGCAGTTTCAGCAGCAGGCTGCTTTCCTCCCATCAG GCTCAATTTTGTGCATGACACCTGCAGCCAGCGTTG TTCCCATGATGCACGGTGGTACTCCAGCCACTGTGTCTGCAGCCACTACATCTGCCACAAGTGTTCCCTTCGCAACTGCCTCCACCAATCAG GACTCTTCCTTATCAAAGTTGACTACCAACGAATACATGCAATTG ATTCCAATAATATCTGCAGATCATCTGAGTAGTCACAAGTACTTGACTCAAATGTAG
- the mbnl1 gene encoding muscleblind-like protein 1 isoform X10, which translates to MAMNIAHIRDTKWLTLEVCREFQRGTCSRSDQECKFAHPAKSCQVDNGRVIACFDSLKGRCSRENCKYLHPPPHLKTQLEINGRNNLIQQKNMAMLAQQMQLANAMMPGTQLPPMVRGHTRMITPELLSMPIFPVTPGLATNASAAAAAAAAAFNPYLSPVSPSLMPPEILPSTPVLMASSPTVSQVPNAAAAQKLLRTDRLEVCREYQRGNCARGEGECRFAHPADSTMIDTNDNTVTVCMDYIKGRCSREKCKYFHPPAHLQAKIKATQHQVNQATAAAAMGITPSVMAPLPKRAALEKANGATAMFNTGMLQYQQALASMQFQQQAAFLPSVPMMHGGTPATVSAATTSATSVPFATASTNQDSSLSKLTTNEYMQLIPIISADHLSSHKYLTQM; encoded by the exons ATGGCGATGAACATAGCACATATCCGCGACACAAAGTGGCTGACACTGGAAGTATGCCGGGAGTTTCAGAGGGGCACCTGCTCGCGCTCCGACCAGGAGTGCAAGTTTGCCCATCCAGCCAAGAGCTGCCAGGTGGACAACGGGCGGGTGATCGCATGCTTCGACTCGCTAAAG ggCCGTTGTTCCAGGGAGAACTGCAAGTACCTGCACCCCCCTCCCCATCTAAAGACCCAGCTGGAGATCAATGGCAGGAACAATCTGATCCAGCAGAAGAATATGGCCATGCTGGCCCAGCAGATGCAGCTCGCCAACGCCATGATGCCCGGCACGCAGCTACCCCCTATGGTGAGAGGACACACACGTATGATCACACCCGAGCTGCTGTCCATG CCCATATTTCCGGTGACACCAGGCCTGGCTACTAACGCCagcgcagcagcagctgctgcagctgcagcctttAATCCCTACCTGAGCCCTGTGTCTCCAAGCCTGATGCCACCGGAGATCCTGCCCAGCACCCCCGTCCTCATGGCCTCCAGCCCCACCGTCAGCCAGGTCCCCAACGCTGCTGCAGCCCAGAAGCTTCTGAGAACAGACAGACTTGAG GTGTGTCGGGAGTATCAGAGAGGAAACTGTGCTCGGGGCGAAGGCGAGTGTCGCTTCGCTCACCCCGCAGACAGCACCATGATCGACACCAATGACAACACCGTCACCGTATGCATGGACTACATCAAGGGTCGGTGCTCCAGGGAAAAGTGCAAGTACTTTCACCCACCGGCACATCTGCAGGCCAAAATTAAGGCCACCCAGCATCAGGTGAACCAGGCCACAGCAGCCGCAGCCATG GGCATCACCCCTAGTGTCATGGCTCCCCTCCCAAAGCGGGCAGCCCTGGAGAAGGCCAACGGGGCCACTGCCATGTTTAACACCGGCATGCTCCAGTACCAACAGGCCCTGGCCAGCATGCAGTTTCAGCAGCAGGCTGCTTTCCTCCCATCAG TTCCCATGATGCACGGTGGTACTCCAGCCACTGTGTCTGCAGCCACTACATCTGCCACAAGTGTTCCCTTCGCAACTGCCTCCACCAATCAG GACTCTTCCTTATCAAAGTTGACTACCAACGAATACATGCAATTG ATTCCAATAATATCTGCAGATCATCTGAGTAGTCACAAGTACTTGACTCAAATGTAG
- the mbnl1 gene encoding muscleblind-like protein 1 isoform X5 gives MAMNIAHIRDTKWLTLEVCREFQRGTCSRSDQECKFAHPAKSCQVDNGRVIACFDSLKGRCSRENCKYLHPPPHLKTQLEINGRNNLIQQKNMAMLAQQMQLANAMMPGTQLPPMVRGHTRMITPELLSMPIFPVTPGLATNASAAAAAAAAAFNPYLSPVSPSLMPPEILPSTPVLMASSPTVSQVPNAAAAQKLLRTDRLEVCREYQRGNCARGEGECRFAHPADSTMIDTNDNTVTVCMDYIKGRCSREKCKYFHPPAHLQAKIKATQHQVNQATAAAAMTQSAVKSLKRPLDTTFDLGITPSVMAPLPKRAALEKANGATAMFNTGMLQYQQALASMQFQQQAAFLPSGSILCMTPAASVVPMMHGGTPATVSAATTSATSVPFATASTNQIPIISADHLSSHKYLTQM, from the exons ATGGCGATGAACATAGCACATATCCGCGACACAAAGTGGCTGACACTGGAAGTATGCCGGGAGTTTCAGAGGGGCACCTGCTCGCGCTCCGACCAGGAGTGCAAGTTTGCCCATCCAGCCAAGAGCTGCCAGGTGGACAACGGGCGGGTGATCGCATGCTTCGACTCGCTAAAG ggCCGTTGTTCCAGGGAGAACTGCAAGTACCTGCACCCCCCTCCCCATCTAAAGACCCAGCTGGAGATCAATGGCAGGAACAATCTGATCCAGCAGAAGAATATGGCCATGCTGGCCCAGCAGATGCAGCTCGCCAACGCCATGATGCCCGGCACGCAGCTACCCCCTATGGTGAGAGGACACACACGTATGATCACACCCGAGCTGCTGTCCATG CCCATATTTCCGGTGACACCAGGCCTGGCTACTAACGCCagcgcagcagcagctgctgcagctgcagcctttAATCCCTACCTGAGCCCTGTGTCTCCAAGCCTGATGCCACCGGAGATCCTGCCCAGCACCCCCGTCCTCATGGCCTCCAGCCCCACCGTCAGCCAGGTCCCCAACGCTGCTGCAGCCCAGAAGCTTCTGAGAACAGACAGACTTGAG GTGTGTCGGGAGTATCAGAGAGGAAACTGTGCTCGGGGCGAAGGCGAGTGTCGCTTCGCTCACCCCGCAGACAGCACCATGATCGACACCAATGACAACACCGTCACCGTATGCATGGACTACATCAAGGGTCGGTGCTCCAGGGAAAAGTGCAAGTACTTTCACCCACCGGCACATCTGCAGGCCAAAATTAAGGCCACCCAGCATCAGGTGAACCAGGCCACAGCAGCCGCAGCCATG ACTCAGTCGGCTGTCAAATCACTGAAGCGACCCCTCGACACAACCTTTGACCTG GGCATCACCCCTAGTGTCATGGCTCCCCTCCCAAAGCGGGCAGCCCTGGAGAAGGCCAACGGGGCCACTGCCATGTTTAACACCGGCATGCTCCAGTACCAACAGGCCCTGGCCAGCATGCAGTTTCAGCAGCAGGCTGCTTTCCTCCCATCAG GCTCAATTTTGTGCATGACACCTGCAGCCAGCGTTG TTCCCATGATGCACGGTGGTACTCCAGCCACTGTGTCTGCAGCCACTACATCTGCCACAAGTGTTCCCTTCGCAACTGCCTCCACCAATCAG ATTCCAATAATATCTGCAGATCATCTGAGTAGTCACAAGTACTTGACTCAAATGTAG
- the mbnl1 gene encoding muscleblind-like protein 1 isoform X18, with the protein MAMNIAHIRDTKWLTLEVCREFQRGTCSRSDQECKFAHPAKSCQVDNGRVIACFDSLKGRCSRENCKYLHPPPHLKTQLEINGRNNLIQQKNMAMLAQQMQLANAMMPGTQLPPMPIFPVTPGLATNASAAAAAAAAAFNPYLSPVSPSLMPPEILPSTPVLMASSPTVSQVPNAAAAQKLLRTDRLEVCREYQRGNCARGEGECRFAHPADSTMIDTNDNTVTVCMDYIKGRCSREKCKYFHPPAHLQAKIKATQHQVNQATAAAAMTQSAVKSLKRPLDTTFDLGITPSVMAPLPKRAALEKANGATAMFNTGMLQYQQALASMQFQQQAAFLPSDSNNICRSSE; encoded by the exons ATGGCGATGAACATAGCACATATCCGCGACACAAAGTGGCTGACACTGGAAGTATGCCGGGAGTTTCAGAGGGGCACCTGCTCGCGCTCCGACCAGGAGTGCAAGTTTGCCCATCCAGCCAAGAGCTGCCAGGTGGACAACGGGCGGGTGATCGCATGCTTCGACTCGCTAAAG ggCCGTTGTTCCAGGGAGAACTGCAAGTACCTGCACCCCCCTCCCCATCTAAAGACCCAGCTGGAGATCAATGGCAGGAACAATCTGATCCAGCAGAAGAATATGGCCATGCTGGCCCAGCAGATGCAGCTCGCCAACGCCATGATGCCCGGCACGCAGCTACCCCCTATG CCCATATTTCCGGTGACACCAGGCCTGGCTACTAACGCCagcgcagcagcagctgctgcagctgcagcctttAATCCCTACCTGAGCCCTGTGTCTCCAAGCCTGATGCCACCGGAGATCCTGCCCAGCACCCCCGTCCTCATGGCCTCCAGCCCCACCGTCAGCCAGGTCCCCAACGCTGCTGCAGCCCAGAAGCTTCTGAGAACAGACAGACTTGAG GTGTGTCGGGAGTATCAGAGAGGAAACTGTGCTCGGGGCGAAGGCGAGTGTCGCTTCGCTCACCCCGCAGACAGCACCATGATCGACACCAATGACAACACCGTCACCGTATGCATGGACTACATCAAGGGTCGGTGCTCCAGGGAAAAGTGCAAGTACTTTCACCCACCGGCACATCTGCAGGCCAAAATTAAGGCCACCCAGCATCAGGTGAACCAGGCCACAGCAGCCGCAGCCATG ACTCAGTCGGCTGTCAAATCACTGAAGCGACCCCTCGACACAACCTTTGACCTG GGCATCACCCCTAGTGTCATGGCTCCCCTCCCAAAGCGGGCAGCCCTGGAGAAGGCCAACGGGGCCACTGCCATGTTTAACACCGGCATGCTCCAGTACCAACAGGCCCTGGCCAGCATGCAGTTTCAGCAGCAGGCTGCTTTCCTCCCATCAG ATTCCAATAATATCTGCAGATCATCTGAGTAG
- the mbnl1 gene encoding muscleblind-like protein 1 isoform X9, with protein MAMNIAHIRDTKWLTLEVCREFQRGTCSRSDQECKFAHPAKSCQVDNGRVIACFDSLKGRCSRENCKYLHPPPHLKTQLEINGRNNLIQQKNMAMLAQQMQLANAMMPGTQLPPMVRGHTRMITPELLSMPIFPVTPGLATNASAAAAAAAAAFNPYLSPVSPSLMPPEILPSTPVLMASSPTVSQVPNAAAAQKLLRTDRLEVCREYQRGNCARGEGECRFAHPADSTMIDTNDNTVTVCMDYIKGRCSREKCKYFHPPAHLQAKIKATQHQVNQATAAAAMTQSAVKSLKRPLDTTFDLGITPSVMAPLPKRAALEKANGATAMFNTGMLQYQQALASMQFQQQAAFLPSVPMMHGGTPATVSAATTSATSVPFATASTNQIPIISADHLSSHKYLTQM; from the exons ATGGCGATGAACATAGCACATATCCGCGACACAAAGTGGCTGACACTGGAAGTATGCCGGGAGTTTCAGAGGGGCACCTGCTCGCGCTCCGACCAGGAGTGCAAGTTTGCCCATCCAGCCAAGAGCTGCCAGGTGGACAACGGGCGGGTGATCGCATGCTTCGACTCGCTAAAG ggCCGTTGTTCCAGGGAGAACTGCAAGTACCTGCACCCCCCTCCCCATCTAAAGACCCAGCTGGAGATCAATGGCAGGAACAATCTGATCCAGCAGAAGAATATGGCCATGCTGGCCCAGCAGATGCAGCTCGCCAACGCCATGATGCCCGGCACGCAGCTACCCCCTATGGTGAGAGGACACACACGTATGATCACACCCGAGCTGCTGTCCATG CCCATATTTCCGGTGACACCAGGCCTGGCTACTAACGCCagcgcagcagcagctgctgcagctgcagcctttAATCCCTACCTGAGCCCTGTGTCTCCAAGCCTGATGCCACCGGAGATCCTGCCCAGCACCCCCGTCCTCATGGCCTCCAGCCCCACCGTCAGCCAGGTCCCCAACGCTGCTGCAGCCCAGAAGCTTCTGAGAACAGACAGACTTGAG GTGTGTCGGGAGTATCAGAGAGGAAACTGTGCTCGGGGCGAAGGCGAGTGTCGCTTCGCTCACCCCGCAGACAGCACCATGATCGACACCAATGACAACACCGTCACCGTATGCATGGACTACATCAAGGGTCGGTGCTCCAGGGAAAAGTGCAAGTACTTTCACCCACCGGCACATCTGCAGGCCAAAATTAAGGCCACCCAGCATCAGGTGAACCAGGCCACAGCAGCCGCAGCCATG ACTCAGTCGGCTGTCAAATCACTGAAGCGACCCCTCGACACAACCTTTGACCTG GGCATCACCCCTAGTGTCATGGCTCCCCTCCCAAAGCGGGCAGCCCTGGAGAAGGCCAACGGGGCCACTGCCATGTTTAACACCGGCATGCTCCAGTACCAACAGGCCCTGGCCAGCATGCAGTTTCAGCAGCAGGCTGCTTTCCTCCCATCAG TTCCCATGATGCACGGTGGTACTCCAGCCACTGTGTCTGCAGCCACTACATCTGCCACAAGTGTTCCCTTCGCAACTGCCTCCACCAATCAG ATTCCAATAATATCTGCAGATCATCTGAGTAGTCACAAGTACTTGACTCAAATGTAG
- the mbnl1 gene encoding muscleblind-like protein 1 isoform X12: protein MAMNIAHIRDTKWLTLEVCREFQRGTCSRSDQECKFAHPAKSCQVDNGRVIACFDSLKGRCSRENCKYLHPPPHLKTQLEINGRNNLIQQKNMAMLAQQMQLANAMMPGTQLPPMPIFPVTPGLATNASAAAAAAAAAFNPYLSPVSPSLMPPEILPSTPVLMASSPTVSQVPNAAAAQKLLRTDRLEVCREYQRGNCARGEGECRFAHPADSTMIDTNDNTVTVCMDYIKGRCSREKCKYFHPPAHLQAKIKATQHQVNQATAAAAMGITPSVMAPLPKRAALEKANGATAMFNTGMLQYQQALASMQFQQQAAFLPSGSILCMTPAASVVPMMHGGTPATVSAATTSATSVPFATASTNQDSSLSKLTTNEYMQLIPIISADHLSSHKYLTQM from the exons ATGGCGATGAACATAGCACATATCCGCGACACAAAGTGGCTGACACTGGAAGTATGCCGGGAGTTTCAGAGGGGCACCTGCTCGCGCTCCGACCAGGAGTGCAAGTTTGCCCATCCAGCCAAGAGCTGCCAGGTGGACAACGGGCGGGTGATCGCATGCTTCGACTCGCTAAAG ggCCGTTGTTCCAGGGAGAACTGCAAGTACCTGCACCCCCCTCCCCATCTAAAGACCCAGCTGGAGATCAATGGCAGGAACAATCTGATCCAGCAGAAGAATATGGCCATGCTGGCCCAGCAGATGCAGCTCGCCAACGCCATGATGCCCGGCACGCAGCTACCCCCTATG CCCATATTTCCGGTGACACCAGGCCTGGCTACTAACGCCagcgcagcagcagctgctgcagctgcagcctttAATCCCTACCTGAGCCCTGTGTCTCCAAGCCTGATGCCACCGGAGATCCTGCCCAGCACCCCCGTCCTCATGGCCTCCAGCCCCACCGTCAGCCAGGTCCCCAACGCTGCTGCAGCCCAGAAGCTTCTGAGAACAGACAGACTTGAG GTGTGTCGGGAGTATCAGAGAGGAAACTGTGCTCGGGGCGAAGGCGAGTGTCGCTTCGCTCACCCCGCAGACAGCACCATGATCGACACCAATGACAACACCGTCACCGTATGCATGGACTACATCAAGGGTCGGTGCTCCAGGGAAAAGTGCAAGTACTTTCACCCACCGGCACATCTGCAGGCCAAAATTAAGGCCACCCAGCATCAGGTGAACCAGGCCACAGCAGCCGCAGCCATG GGCATCACCCCTAGTGTCATGGCTCCCCTCCCAAAGCGGGCAGCCCTGGAGAAGGCCAACGGGGCCACTGCCATGTTTAACACCGGCATGCTCCAGTACCAACAGGCCCTGGCCAGCATGCAGTTTCAGCAGCAGGCTGCTTTCCTCCCATCAG GCTCAATTTTGTGCATGACACCTGCAGCCAGCGTTG TTCCCATGATGCACGGTGGTACTCCAGCCACTGTGTCTGCAGCCACTACATCTGCCACAAGTGTTCCCTTCGCAACTGCCTCCACCAATCAG GACTCTTCCTTATCAAAGTTGACTACCAACGAATACATGCAATTG ATTCCAATAATATCTGCAGATCATCTGAGTAGTCACAAGTACTTGACTCAAATGTAG
- the mbnl1 gene encoding muscleblind-like protein 1 isoform X8: MAMNIAHIRDTKWLTLEVCREFQRGTCSRSDQECKFAHPAKSCQVDNGRVIACFDSLKGRCSRENCKYLHPPPHLKTQLEINGRNNLIQQKNMAMLAQQMQLANAMMPGTQLPPMPIFPVTPGLATNASAAAAAAAAAFNPYLSPVSPSLMPPEILPSTPVLMASSPTVSQVPNAAAAQKLLRTDRLEVCREYQRGNCARGEGECRFAHPADSTMIDTNDNTVTVCMDYIKGRCSREKCKYFHPPAHLQAKIKATQHQVNQATAAAAMTQSAVKSLKRPLDTTFDLGITPSVMAPLPKRAALEKANGATAMFNTGMLQYQQALASMQFQQQAAFLPSVPMMHGGTPATVSAATTSATSVPFATASTNQDSSLSKLTTNEYMQLIPIISADHLSSHKYLTQM, from the exons ATGGCGATGAACATAGCACATATCCGCGACACAAAGTGGCTGACACTGGAAGTATGCCGGGAGTTTCAGAGGGGCACCTGCTCGCGCTCCGACCAGGAGTGCAAGTTTGCCCATCCAGCCAAGAGCTGCCAGGTGGACAACGGGCGGGTGATCGCATGCTTCGACTCGCTAAAG ggCCGTTGTTCCAGGGAGAACTGCAAGTACCTGCACCCCCCTCCCCATCTAAAGACCCAGCTGGAGATCAATGGCAGGAACAATCTGATCCAGCAGAAGAATATGGCCATGCTGGCCCAGCAGATGCAGCTCGCCAACGCCATGATGCCCGGCACGCAGCTACCCCCTATG CCCATATTTCCGGTGACACCAGGCCTGGCTACTAACGCCagcgcagcagcagctgctgcagctgcagcctttAATCCCTACCTGAGCCCTGTGTCTCCAAGCCTGATGCCACCGGAGATCCTGCCCAGCACCCCCGTCCTCATGGCCTCCAGCCCCACCGTCAGCCAGGTCCCCAACGCTGCTGCAGCCCAGAAGCTTCTGAGAACAGACAGACTTGAG GTGTGTCGGGAGTATCAGAGAGGAAACTGTGCTCGGGGCGAAGGCGAGTGTCGCTTCGCTCACCCCGCAGACAGCACCATGATCGACACCAATGACAACACCGTCACCGTATGCATGGACTACATCAAGGGTCGGTGCTCCAGGGAAAAGTGCAAGTACTTTCACCCACCGGCACATCTGCAGGCCAAAATTAAGGCCACCCAGCATCAGGTGAACCAGGCCACAGCAGCCGCAGCCATG ACTCAGTCGGCTGTCAAATCACTGAAGCGACCCCTCGACACAACCTTTGACCTG GGCATCACCCCTAGTGTCATGGCTCCCCTCCCAAAGCGGGCAGCCCTGGAGAAGGCCAACGGGGCCACTGCCATGTTTAACACCGGCATGCTCCAGTACCAACAGGCCCTGGCCAGCATGCAGTTTCAGCAGCAGGCTGCTTTCCTCCCATCAG TTCCCATGATGCACGGTGGTACTCCAGCCACTGTGTCTGCAGCCACTACATCTGCCACAAGTGTTCCCTTCGCAACTGCCTCCACCAATCAG GACTCTTCCTTATCAAAGTTGACTACCAACGAATACATGCAATTG ATTCCAATAATATCTGCAGATCATCTGAGTAGTCACAAGTACTTGACTCAAATGTAG
- the mbnl1 gene encoding muscleblind-like protein 1 isoform X3 gives MAMNIAHIRDTKWLTLEVCREFQRGTCSRSDQECKFAHPAKSCQVDNGRVIACFDSLKGRCSRENCKYLHPPPHLKTQLEINGRNNLIQQKNMAMLAQQMQLANAMMPGTQLPPMVRGHTRMITPELLSMPIFPVTPGLATNASAAAAAAAAAFNPYLSPVSPSLMPPEILPSTPVLMASSPTVSQVPNAAAAQKLLRTDRLEVCREYQRGNCARGEGECRFAHPADSTMIDTNDNTVTVCMDYIKGRCSREKCKYFHPPAHLQAKIKATQHQVNQATAAAAMTQSAVKSLKRPLDTTFDLGITPSVMAPLPKRAALEKANGATAMFNTGMLQYQQALASMQFQQQAAFLPSVPMMHGGTPATVSAATTSATSVPFATASTNQDSSLSKLTTNEYMQLIPIISADHLSSHKYLTQM, from the exons ATGGCGATGAACATAGCACATATCCGCGACACAAAGTGGCTGACACTGGAAGTATGCCGGGAGTTTCAGAGGGGCACCTGCTCGCGCTCCGACCAGGAGTGCAAGTTTGCCCATCCAGCCAAGAGCTGCCAGGTGGACAACGGGCGGGTGATCGCATGCTTCGACTCGCTAAAG ggCCGTTGTTCCAGGGAGAACTGCAAGTACCTGCACCCCCCTCCCCATCTAAAGACCCAGCTGGAGATCAATGGCAGGAACAATCTGATCCAGCAGAAGAATATGGCCATGCTGGCCCAGCAGATGCAGCTCGCCAACGCCATGATGCCCGGCACGCAGCTACCCCCTATGGTGAGAGGACACACACGTATGATCACACCCGAGCTGCTGTCCATG CCCATATTTCCGGTGACACCAGGCCTGGCTACTAACGCCagcgcagcagcagctgctgcagctgcagcctttAATCCCTACCTGAGCCCTGTGTCTCCAAGCCTGATGCCACCGGAGATCCTGCCCAGCACCCCCGTCCTCATGGCCTCCAGCCCCACCGTCAGCCAGGTCCCCAACGCTGCTGCAGCCCAGAAGCTTCTGAGAACAGACAGACTTGAG GTGTGTCGGGAGTATCAGAGAGGAAACTGTGCTCGGGGCGAAGGCGAGTGTCGCTTCGCTCACCCCGCAGACAGCACCATGATCGACACCAATGACAACACCGTCACCGTATGCATGGACTACATCAAGGGTCGGTGCTCCAGGGAAAAGTGCAAGTACTTTCACCCACCGGCACATCTGCAGGCCAAAATTAAGGCCACCCAGCATCAGGTGAACCAGGCCACAGCAGCCGCAGCCATG ACTCAGTCGGCTGTCAAATCACTGAAGCGACCCCTCGACACAACCTTTGACCTG GGCATCACCCCTAGTGTCATGGCTCCCCTCCCAAAGCGGGCAGCCCTGGAGAAGGCCAACGGGGCCACTGCCATGTTTAACACCGGCATGCTCCAGTACCAACAGGCCCTGGCCAGCATGCAGTTTCAGCAGCAGGCTGCTTTCCTCCCATCAG TTCCCATGATGCACGGTGGTACTCCAGCCACTGTGTCTGCAGCCACTACATCTGCCACAAGTGTTCCCTTCGCAACTGCCTCCACCAATCAG GACTCTTCCTTATCAAAGTTGACTACCAACGAATACATGCAATTG ATTCCAATAATATCTGCAGATCATCTGAGTAGTCACAAGTACTTGACTCAAATGTAG